DNA from Roseimicrobium sp. ORNL1:
TCGCCACCTATCCCGCGCGCGGCCTGAAGGGCGCCGTGGGCACACGCCTTGACCAGATCAGCCTCTTCGGTGGAGACGCCGCGCAGGCCCGCTCTTTGGATGCGAAGATCGTAGCGCACCTCGGCCTTCCCGCTTCGCTGGATGCCGTGGGCCAGGTCTATCCCCGCAGTCTCGACTTTCGCGTCATCAGCGCGCTGTGCGACCTCGCCAGCGGCCCTGGAGATTTCGCCCGCACCCTGCGCCTCATGGCCGGGCACGAACTTGCCAGCGAAGGTTTTGCGAAGGGCCAGGTCGGCTCCTCCGCGATGCCGCACAAGATGAACAGCCGCTCCTGCGAGCGCATCAATGGCCTGCACGTGGTGCTGAAGGGCTACCTCGCCATGGCCGCCGGACTTGCCGGTGACCAGTGGAATGAAGGCGATGTCTCCTGCTCCGTGGTCCGCCGCGTGATGCTGCCGGATGCCTTCCTCGCGATGGACGGCCTGCTGGAAACCCTGCTCACCGTGCTGAACCAGATGGAAGTCTTCGAGGCCGTCGTCGCCCAGGAGCTTCAGCGTTACCTCCCCTTCCTCCTCACCACCACCGTGCTCATGGAAGCCGTGAAGACCGGCGCTGGCCGCGAGGAAGCCCACGAGGCGATCAAGGAACACGCCGTGGCCGTGGCCAAGGACCTGCGCACCGGCAAGGTGAGCACGAACAATCTCTTCGACCGTCTCGCTGCCGACTCCCGCTTGGGACTTTCCACGGACCAGTTCGATGCGGTCTTCGAGAAAGGCCGCGCTAACTCCGGAGACGCCGCCGCCCAGGTAGATCACTTCGCGGCAAAGGTCGCCACCCTGGCTGGCAAGCACCCCACGGCGGCTGCCTACGAGCCCGGCTCCATCCTTTGATCCCCGCAGATTGGTATTTTCACCGGGACTGAAACAGGGCAACATGATTCAACGCCCCATTTAATCCCGGGTCCAATCCTCCCCCTCTTCCCACCCTTTCACTTCAGAGACACCGCTGCATCCTGCATGAAAATCGTCGCCATCGTACTTGTCTGCACTCTTATCGGCGTCATGGGCTGGCTGCTTTTCGAATCGAACTCAAAGGCCCGGGGCTTGAGCAACAAACTGGAAATGCTCACGCGTGCGCATGGCAATGATGCCGCAGCCCCCGGCGGCCAGCCTCCGAGCGTGGCTGAGCAGGACTTGATTGCCGGCAAGGAACAGGAACTTTTGAACCAGATGTCGCGCAATCAAGGCTCGCCTGGCGCCATTCCTCCCCCTGTCGGTCGTCCCGCGGGCTCCTACTCCGCACCTGCTGGTTCCCCGGTTGGATCGCTGCCGGGCGCAATGTCGCTGCCTCCCGGGATGAATCCTGCGGATATCGCCCCGCCTCCCATGAGTCCCCGCCAGCGCATGATCTCGGCGGCTCCCACCCTGGCCAAGGTGACGGAGTATCAGAAGGAATTCGGCTTTGTGGTCATCAATGCCGGCAGCAAGCGCAAGCTGGAGAAGGACATGATCTTCTCCATCCGCCGTGGCGGTGCCATCATCGGCCGTATCAAGGTCACGGAAGTGAGTGACGAAGGCTCCGTGGCGGACCTCCCCGTGGATACCGTGCCTGTGGGCGTGACGATTGAAGTCGGTGATGAAGTCATCCAGGACATGCCGCCCGAGGCCTGAGCCACAGGTGACACGCAGGATCGCTAAAAGCACATGAAGCAGCGGCTCGACCACCTGCTCGTGGCGCGTGGCCTTTGCGAATCACGCGAGAAAGGCAAACGCCTCATCCTTGCTGGCGATGTGCTGGTGAATGATGAGCCCGTCACGAAGGCGGGCCAACTGGTGCCTGATGACGCCGAGATCCGCATCAAGGCCCAGCCAAAGTTCGTGAGCCGTGGCGGGTTCAAGATGGAAGGCGCGCTGGAGCATTTCGGCATCGACGTCACCGGCATGACCTGCCTCGACGTGGGCGCTTCCACCGGCGGCTTCACCGACTGCCTTCTGCAACGCGGTGCTGCGAAGGTGTATGCCTTCGACGTCGGCACCAATCAACTCGTGTGGAAGCTGCGCAGCGATCCCCGCGTGGTGTCCCGGGAAAACTACAACGTACGTCACCTCAACAAGGAGGATGTGCCAGAGCCCGTGGACCTCATCGTGGCGGATGTCTCCTTCATTTCTCTCACCCTTGTACTGCCGCCAGCCTTCCAGACATTGCGCCCGGGCGGCCACGCGGTGGTGCTGATCAAACCCCAGTTCGAGTTGAGCAAGGAGGAGATTGGGCGCGGCGGCATTGTGCGTGAGAAAACGCTTCACGAGAAAGCGTGCAAAAAGATCGAGGACTTCGCACGCGCCCAGCCCGGTTGGGAATGGCGCGGCCTCATGGAGTCCCCCATCCAGGGCACTGATGGCAATCGCGAGTTCCTCGCGTGGATTGGCTACCACGCCTGAAGGGAAGGTCTTTGAAAGACCACGGAACAAATCGAGTTCCCATGTCGTTACACCCAGCAGCCCTGGGAGCGCTGGCCTCCGGCCGGCGTATTCCACGCTCAACTCGCTAGAGACCATTCCTATCCGGCAGCACTTTCACCACATGAAGGCCCTTCTCACCCTCACGATCCTCGCCGCCTTCATCACTTCTCTTCCCGCGCAGGAGACCAAACCCATCCGCGTCGCGCTCTACGATGACGCAGGCTCTACTGGAAAAGGCGTGCCGCGTGTCACGGAACTTCTCGGCAAGGACTTCGCCTTCAAACTTACCATCCTTAAAGGCACGGACATCGCCACGGGCGCGCTCAAGGATCAAGACGTGGTCATCTTCACCGGCGGCAGCGGCAGCAAACAAGCCGCAGGGCTCGGCGAAGCAGGCAAAGCAGAAGTCCGCAAGTTCGTGGAAAACGGAGGCGGTTACGTCGGCATTTGCGCGGGAGCGTATCTCGCCTGTGCAGGCTTCGATTGGAGCCTCGGAGTGCTCGATGCCAAGACCGTTTCCAACAAATGGAAGCGCGGCATCGGTGATGTGAAAATCGAAGTGCACGAGAAGGCTCCCGCGGCCACAGGCATCAGCGCCGGCGAGCAATCGATCCGGTACGCGAACGGCCCAATCATCAAGCCCGCCGAACTCGCAGATATTCCCGACTACGAAACCCTCGCCACCTTCCGCACCGAACTCGCGGAGAATGGCAGTCCCAAAGGTGCGATGGTCAACAGCCCCGCATGGGCGCGCAGCACCTTCGGCAAGGGTCGCGTCATCATCTCCAGCCCGCATCCTGAGCAGACAGCGGGCATGGATGCCTTCGTGGCGAGCGCGGTGAAGTGGGCCGCAGGGCGATAAATTCATGGGGCCATGAGCCATCGAAATCGGTGGTTTATGCAGGCAATCGTGGTTAGGCTCCGCCCATGTCGATTGACATTCTTGCCTACAATCGTGAAGCCTGGAATCGCCGAGTTACCCAAGGCAACGAGTGGACAGTGCCCGTCACCGCAGAAGCCATCGCCAAGGCGCGCGAGGGAGACTGGAGCATCGTACTGACTCCACTCAAGCCCGTCCCTGCCGATTGGTTTCCGTCTCTCCAAGGAAAGAAGGTCCTGGGCCTCGCAGCCGGTGGCGGGCAGCAAGGTCCCCTTCTCGCGGCGGCAGGAGGTGAAGTGACCATCTTCGACAACTCCCCCGCCCAACTGGCCCAGGATGATCTGGTGGCGAAGCGTGAAGGCTTGCCCCTCCGCACGGTGCAAGGCGACATGGCTGACCTCTCCATTTTCGGCGACGAAACCTTCGACCTCATCATCCACCCCTGCTCGAACTGTTTTGTACCGGACATCAAACCCGTGTGGCGCGAGGCCCACCGCGTGCTGAAGAAAGGCGGGGTGATGCTCTCCGGCTTCTGCAATCCCATCACCTGGGTGCTCGATCCGGATCTGGAAGCCAAGGGCGTACTTCAAATCAAATACCGCGCGCCGTACTCTGACCTCGAACTCACGGAAGAAGAACGCAGACGTTATACGGATTCGGGTGAGCCGCTCGGGTTCGGGCACACCTTGGAGGATCAAATCGGAGGCCAGATCGCCGCCGGATTTTCCATCACAGGATTCTATGAAGACGCCTGGGCTCCGGAGAAACACCCCCTTTCCGCGAAGATGCCCTGCTACGTGGCTACCCGAGCGCTGAAGGCCTGAACAAGAGGCCAGCGCCCATTCATTGATGCTTGACCGGCGGCCTTCGGACCGTTGACTCTTTTCCCATGCCTCACCCCACCCCTCACGGTCTCCGCAGCGAACTCTGGCTCAACAATCCGGACAACCCCGGCATGACCGCGCTCTATGTGGAGCGCTTGGTGAACTACGGCATCACGCGCAAGGAACTGCAAAGCGGCCGCCCGGTCATCGGCATCTCGCAGACCGGCGGCGATATCGCGCCGTGCAATCGCATCCACCTCGAAACGGTGGAGCGTGCCAAGGCTGGAGTGCGTGATGCAGGCGGCATTCCATTCGTGTTCCCCGTGCATCCCATCCAGGAAACCGTGCGTCGCCCCACCGCTGCGCTGGATCGCAATCTCTCCTACCTCGGCATGGTGGAGGTGATTCACGGCAATCCCTTCGACGGTGTCATCTTCACCACGGGTTGCGACAAGACCACGCCCGCTGCGCTCATGACGGCAGCCACGGT
Protein-coding regions in this window:
- a CDS encoding class I SAM-dependent methyltransferase, which codes for MSIDILAYNREAWNRRVTQGNEWTVPVTAEAIAKAREGDWSIVLTPLKPVPADWFPSLQGKKVLGLAAGGGQQGPLLAAAGGEVTIFDNSPAQLAQDDLVAKREGLPLRTVQGDMADLSIFGDETFDLIIHPCSNCFVPDIKPVWREAHRVLKKGGVMLSGFCNPITWVLDPDLEAKGVLQIKYRAPYSDLELTEEERRRYTDSGEPLGFGHTLEDQIGGQIAAGFSITGFYEDAWAPEKHPLSAKMPCYVATRALKA
- a CDS encoding BPL-N domain-containing protein is translated as MKALLTLTILAAFITSLPAQETKPIRVALYDDAGSTGKGVPRVTELLGKDFAFKLTILKGTDIATGALKDQDVVIFTGGSGSKQAAGLGEAGKAEVRKFVENGGGYVGICAGAYLACAGFDWSLGVLDAKTVSNKWKRGIGDVKIEVHEKAPAATGISAGEQSIRYANGPIIKPAELADIPDYETLATFRTELAENGSPKGAMVNSPAWARSTFGKGRVIISSPHPEQTAGMDAFVASAVKWAAGR
- a CDS encoding TlyA family RNA methyltransferase; protein product: MKQRLDHLLVARGLCESREKGKRLILAGDVLVNDEPVTKAGQLVPDDAEIRIKAQPKFVSRGGFKMEGALEHFGIDVTGMTCLDVGASTGGFTDCLLQRGAAKVYAFDVGTNQLVWKLRSDPRVVSRENYNVRHLNKEDVPEPVDLIVADVSFISLTLVLPPAFQTLRPGGHAVVLIKPQFELSKEEIGRGGIVREKTLHEKACKKIEDFARAQPGWEWRGLMESPIQGTDGNREFLAWIGYHA
- the purB gene encoding adenylosuccinate lyase, yielding MPEDVISNVLAERYATAPMRAIWSGEGKVRLERELWIAVMKAQKDLGISIPDGVIESYERVKNQVNLESIMQRERVTRHDVKARIEEFCDLAGHEHIHKGMTSRDLTENVEQLQVFRSLQVIRDKAVAALTKFAARANETRDIPFTARTHNVAAQVTTVGKRIAMFGEEMLGGLQQLENVIATYPARGLKGAVGTRLDQISLFGGDAAQARSLDAKIVAHLGLPASLDAVGQVYPRSLDFRVISALCDLASGPGDFARTLRLMAGHELASEGFAKGQVGSSAMPHKMNSRSCERINGLHVVLKGYLAMAAGLAGDQWNEGDVSCSVVRRVMLPDAFLAMDGLLETLLTVLNQMEVFEAVVAQELQRYLPFLLTTTVLMEAVKTGAGREEAHEAIKEHAVAVAKDLRTGKVSTNNLFDRLAADSRLGLSTDQFDAVFEKGRANSGDAAAQVDHFAAKVATLAGKHPTAAAYEPGSIL